From Salvelinus fontinalis isolate EN_2023a chromosome 30, ASM2944872v1, whole genome shotgun sequence, one genomic window encodes:
- the LOC129829250 gene encoding rho GTPase-activating protein 44-like isoform X4 encodes MKKQFNRMRQLANQTVGRAEKTEVLSEDLLQVEKRLELVKQVSHSTHKKLTACLQGQQGVDVEKRSVRSPSKKLPLTTLAQCLVEGAAVLGDDSLLGKMLKLCGETQEKMALELILFEFTIERDVVEPLYELAEVEIPNIQKQRKHLAKLVLDMDSARTRFHQSSKSGMSSNVQPGAKGEHLREEMEEAANRMEICRDQLSADMYNFVAKEIDYASYFQTLIEVQAEYHRKSLELLQNILPQIKAHQETWVERPCYGKPLEEHLALSGRDIAFPIEACVTMLLECGMQEEGLFRVAPSASKLKKLKASLDCGVMDVQEYSADPHAIAGALKSYLRELPEPLMTFELYDEWIQASNIQDQDKRLQALLTACEKLPLANGNNFKYLIKFLAKLDDYQDDNKMTPGNIAIVLGPNLLWTTQEGSITEMMTTVSLQIVGIIEPIIQHADWFFPGEIEFNVTGNYGSPVHTNHNANYSSMPSPDMDHSDRKHNDQSRRPLSVATDNMMLEFYKKDGSVRKIQSMGVRVMDTSWVSRRGSSSVRKTSSTPPSMQPPLPPSDALIPEQGELSASPSATPPAGSDRASSDDASSTWSDSCYAYPSPEEESPPPPYPSSSSSSYCYPPPHHFYPRAPQCARPVAPGPESVPPGPSTPPPPRWSNYSPHPLPPSSCPSPSPSPQQLDINSNPKPSSLHLPKHSSLAEALHAPPPSETNVSPLYIKTPLVLTRHDPSLVSHPPNFPLSTPLPWAACACSRERGAKLTGTLMNKELSPVIGQKGFQGTAPSGGPSQPSSEHSPHTLRRAKKLAPIPPKHYSQSGGMSDQSTGQPSPVSLSPTPPSTPSPYGFGYPQGYATIGSPGQAQTATLSSPPSLAGTLTKARPTPKPPRQRPSLPPPQPPSTPGSSPQPLEHSGGLLDGLSPGESMSTDSFCNLDIPIINVELDGIFDEPKMVPYRNSVAVVQPTPKTESEEESESTIL; translated from the exons GAAGATGCTGAAGCTGTGTGGTGAGACACAGGAGAAGATGGCTCTGGAGCTCATCCTGTTTGAGTTCACCATTGAGAGAGACGTGGTGGAACCCCTATACGAACTGGCAGAG GTGGAAATCCCCAACATCCAGAAACAAAGGAAACATTTAGCAAAACTGGTTTTGGACATGGACTCGGCACGCACAAG GTTCCACCAGTCCTCCAAGTCTGGTATGTCCAGCAACGTGCAGCCAGGGGCCAAGGGCGAGCACCTCAGGGAAGAGATGGAAGAAGCAGCCAATCGAATGGAGATCTGTCGA GATCAATTATCTGCAGACATGTACAATTTTGTGGCCAAAGAAATTGACTATGCAAGCTACTTTCAGACA ttgaTAGAGGTGCAGGCAGAGTACCACAGGAAGTCGTTAGAGCTCCTCCAGAATATTCTGCCTCAGATCAAAGCCCACCAGG agacctgggtggagaGGCCGTGCTATGGGAAACCCTTAGAGGAGCACCTTGCCCTCAGCGGGCGGGACATTGCCTTCCCCATCGAAGCCTGTGTCACCATGCTGCTGGAGTGTGGCATGCAGGAAGAG GGCCTGTTCAGAGTAGCGCCCTCGGCCTCCAAACTGAAGAAGCTCAAGGCGTCTCTAGACTGTGGGGTGATGGACGTACAGGAGTACTCTGCAGACCCTCACGCCATCGCAG GTGCTTTGAAATCCTACCTACGGGAACTCCCTGAGCCACTGATGACCTTTGAACTTTATGATGAATGGATCCAAGCTTCTAA CATTCAAGACCAGGACAAGAGACTCCAAGCCCTCCTCACAGCCTGCGAGAAACTACCCCTGGCCAATGGCAACAACTTCAA GTATTTAATCAAATTCCTCGCCAAGTTAGATGACTACCAGGATGACAATAAAATGACTCCTGGGAATATTGCAATAGTCTTGGGTCCCAACCTGCTGTGGACAACGCAGGAAGG gagCATTACAGAGATGATGACCACTGTGTCCCTGCAGATTGTAGGCATCATTGAGCCCATCATCCAGCACGCCGACTGGTTCTTCCCTGGAG AGATTGAGTTTAATGTCACAGGAAACTATGGCAGCCCGGTCCACACCAACCACAACGCCAACTACAGCTCCATGCCCTCTCCGGATATGGACCATTCCGATCGCAAGCACAATGACCAGAGCCGACGTCCCCTCAGTGTGGCCACTGACAATATGATGCTAGAGTTCTATAAGAAGGATGG CAGCGTTAGGAAAATTCAAAG CATGGGGGTCAGGGTGATGGACACTTCTTGGGTGTCGCGCAGGGGCTCGTCGTCAGTGCGTAAAACCTCCTCCACGCCCCCGAGTATgcagccccccctccctccctcagatgCTCTCATACCTGAGCAGGGGGAGCTCTCTGCGTCCCCCTCAGCAACCCCTCCCGCTGGCAGCGACCGTGCCAG CTCCGATGATGCGTCATCCACTTGGTCGGACTCCTGTTATGCCTACCCCTCTCCGGAGGAGGAGAGTCCCCCTCCCCCTtacccctcttcttcctcttcttcctattGCTACCCACCTCCTCACCATTTCTACCCCCGAGCACCGCAGTGCGCGCGCCCTGTCGCCCCCGGTCCCGAGTCCGTGCCTCCCGGGCCGTCTACCCCACCTCCCCCACGCTGGTCTAACTATAGCCCTCACCCACTGCCCCCCTCCTcgtgcccctctccctctccctccccacagCAGCTTGATATCAACTCTAACCCCAAGCCCAGCTCCCTGCACCTGCCTAAACATAGTTCCCTGGCCGAAGCTCTGCATGCGCCCCCACCGTCAGAAACTAACGTCTCCCCCCTCTACATCAAAACCCCCCTCGTGCTAACCCGACACGACCCGTCCCTCGTTTCCCACCCCCCTAACTTTCCCCTGTCCACACCTCTTCCGTGGGCCGCCTGTGCCTGTAGCCGAGAGAGAGGAGCCAAGCTGACTGG TACTCTGATGAACAAGGAGCTCTCTCCAGTGATTGGACAGAAGGGCttccagggaacagcaccctctggTGGGCCATCACAGCCCTCTTCTGAACATAGCCCTCACACCCTGAGAAGAG CTAAAAAGCTGGCCCCCATCCCACCTAAGCACTACTCTCAGTCTGGGGGAATGTCTGACCAGTCCACAGGTCAGCCCTCTCCAGTCAGCCTGTCCCCCACCCCTCCTAGTACCCCTTCCCCGTATGGCTTTGGCTACCCTCAGGGCTACGCCACCATCGGCTCTCCGGGACAGGCCCAGACTgccaccctctcctcccctccctcgctAGCCGGCACCCTCACCAAGGCCAGGCCCACTCCCAAGCCTCCCAGGCAGAGGCCCAGCCTGCCCCCACCGCAGCCCCCCAGCACCCCTGGCTCCAGCCCCCAACCCCTGGAGCATAGTGGTGGCCTGCTGGATGGATTGTCTCCTGGGGAGAGCATGTCCACAG ACTCTTTCTGCAACCTGGATATCCCCATCATCAACGTGGAACTGGATGGCATCTTCGATGAGCCTAAGATGGTCCCCTACAGGAACTCAGTGGCGGTGGTCCAGCCTACCCCCAAGACAGAGTCAGAGGAAGAGTCTGAGAGCACGATACTATGA